One Tunturibacter gelidoferens genomic region harbors:
- a CDS encoding sensor histidine kinase → MATLNNVESLLSTLPAPSADQVAGPPAQPSPVADIVAGLRTIAPLDGLTDEEYTWIATKGTERVGQDRSIVFREGEPACNMNFILQGEVQVRRRHSNAALFIGRAGSMTGKLPFSRMKTYGGEGYSVGPVWAIDVHESLFPEMMVAIPSMAQRSVSQLLDRVREVTRIEQQSEKLNALGKLAANLAHELNNPASAAQRSAASLFGELREYGDQKYRMGKLCLPDETTEKYREWIKNARARMSAYSNLPKGSQNPLANTDREEMLIQWLNAHNVPNPWTIAPALSETTLAFDLLDELAAIVGPEVLPVAVATVASSLRVERMAETVVDSTVRIFDLISAIKDYSYMDQAPIQDVDLAQSLENTLVMFNSRLRNVKVELEFDQGLEPVSAYGSELNQVWTALIENALDAMNDMGTLRLTTHKGGQMALVEVWDSGPGIEPEIKSRIFEPFFTTKAPGRGLGLGLDTVQRIVNKHSGFVTVESKPGATCFQVRLPLDRLQAY, encoded by the coding sequence ATGGCCACTTTGAACAACGTTGAAAGCCTCCTATCGACACTTCCCGCTCCCTCGGCAGATCAGGTGGCAGGTCCTCCCGCTCAACCGTCCCCCGTTGCTGATATCGTCGCCGGGCTGCGCACCATTGCTCCGCTCGACGGTCTGACGGACGAGGAGTACACCTGGATTGCGACAAAAGGGACCGAGCGCGTTGGCCAGGATCGTTCCATCGTCTTCCGCGAGGGTGAACCTGCCTGCAATATGAACTTCATCCTCCAGGGAGAGGTGCAGGTACGCCGTCGCCACTCGAATGCTGCGCTGTTTATCGGCCGGGCCGGCTCGATGACGGGCAAGCTGCCCTTCTCTCGCATGAAGACCTACGGCGGCGAAGGTTACTCGGTTGGTCCGGTATGGGCGATCGATGTTCATGAGTCTCTGTTTCCGGAGATGATGGTCGCGATCCCATCGATGGCGCAGCGCAGCGTCTCACAGTTGCTGGACCGCGTGCGCGAGGTGACCCGCATTGAGCAGCAGTCCGAGAAGCTCAATGCACTTGGAAAGCTCGCTGCGAATCTAGCCCACGAACTGAACAATCCCGCCTCCGCAGCGCAACGCTCTGCCGCCAGCCTGTTCGGCGAACTGCGCGAGTATGGCGACCAGAAGTATCGTATGGGCAAGCTTTGCCTGCCCGATGAGACGACAGAGAAGTATCGCGAGTGGATCAAGAATGCGCGTGCGCGGATGTCTGCTTACTCCAACCTGCCCAAGGGCTCGCAGAATCCGCTGGCGAACACAGATCGCGAAGAGATGCTGATTCAGTGGCTCAACGCTCATAACGTTCCCAATCCGTGGACGATCGCACCCGCGCTGTCGGAGACGACGCTGGCGTTTGACCTGCTCGATGAGCTCGCGGCGATCGTCGGCCCTGAGGTGCTTCCGGTCGCCGTTGCGACGGTCGCCAGCTCCCTGCGGGTGGAGCGTATGGCTGAGACGGTAGTCGATTCCACGGTGCGCATCTTTGACCTGATCAGCGCGATCAAGGACTACTCGTACATGGACCAGGCGCCGATCCAGGACGTCGACCTTGCGCAATCGCTTGAAAATACGCTGGTAATGTTCAACTCGCGGCTCAGAAACGTCAAGGTGGAGCTTGAGTTCGATCAGGGTCTGGAGCCGGTGAGCGCCTACGGTAGCGAACTCAACCAGGTCTGGACCGCCTTGATCGAAAATGCGCTCGACGCCATGAATGATATGGGAACGCTGCGGCTGACGACCCACAAAGGTGGCCAGATGGCCCTGGTAGAAGTCTGGGATTCGGGGCCTGGAATCGAGCCGGAGATCAAGTCGCGGATCTTTGAGCCATTCTTCACCACCAAGGCGCCGGGCCGCGGGCTTGGACTTGGACTCGACACCGTTCAGCGCATCGTCAATAAGCACTCTGGGTTCGTTACGGTTGAATCGAAGCCGGGAGCTACCTGTTTCCAGGTCCGGTTGCCACTCGATCGTCTCCAGGCTTACTAA
- the ilvD gene encoding dihydroxy-acid dehydratase — protein sequence MSNELNPAKKYSKVLTEGPSRAAARSYLRSVGFTKEDLHKPIIGIANTWTEVGPCNFHLRQVAEAVKQGVRDAGGTPMEFNTITVHDGITMGTQGMKASLVSREVIADSIELVTRANSFDGLVCIAGCDKNMPAAIMALARLDIPGLMLYGGSIAPGKLPQPDGTVKEITILQVFEGMGSHAAGKITDDELEALEAAACPGPGACGGQFTANTMAMAGEFLGISPIQITGVPAMSPDKAAASREAGRIVMDLAKNDLRPSKIVTRKAIENAYVSACASGGSTNAVLHLLAIAREFNIPFTIDDFNAISDRTPHICDLSPGGKYAAKDYQDAGGSRLLAKRLLDAGLIDGSQITVTGKTLAEEASAAVETPNQAVIYTTEHPLKATGGLVILKGNLAPEGCVVKVAGHERLFHEGVARVFESEDECHAAVEAGKINPNDVCVIRYEGPRGGPGMREMLAVTAAIKGIPELSETVALLTDGRFSGATRGLMVGHVAPEAQLGGPIAAVHEGDTITFDIPNRKLTLNVPEAEIATRLAAWKAPEPRFKRGVFAKYTNSVSSASEGAVTI from the coding sequence TTGAGCAACGAACTCAATCCCGCAAAGAAGTACTCCAAAGTCCTCACTGAAGGGCCATCCCGCGCCGCAGCTCGCTCTTACCTGCGCAGCGTAGGCTTCACGAAAGAAGACCTCCACAAACCCATCATCGGTATCGCCAACACCTGGACCGAGGTCGGCCCCTGCAACTTCCATCTTCGGCAAGTCGCCGAAGCCGTTAAGCAAGGCGTCCGCGACGCCGGCGGCACGCCCATGGAGTTCAACACCATCACCGTCCACGACGGCATCACCATGGGCACCCAGGGCATGAAGGCCTCGCTCGTCTCCCGCGAGGTCATCGCCGACTCCATCGAGCTCGTCACCCGCGCCAACTCCTTCGACGGCCTGGTCTGCATCGCGGGTTGCGACAAGAACATGCCCGCCGCCATCATGGCCCTCGCCCGTCTCGACATCCCGGGGCTCATGCTCTACGGCGGCTCCATCGCCCCCGGCAAACTCCCCCAGCCCGACGGCACCGTCAAGGAGATCACGATCCTGCAGGTCTTCGAAGGCATGGGCTCACACGCCGCCGGCAAGATCACCGATGACGAGCTCGAAGCCCTAGAAGCCGCTGCCTGCCCTGGCCCCGGAGCCTGCGGCGGACAGTTCACCGCCAACACCATGGCCATGGCCGGCGAGTTCCTCGGCATCTCCCCCATTCAGATCACCGGCGTCCCCGCCATGTCACCAGATAAAGCCGCGGCCAGCCGCGAAGCCGGCCGTATCGTCATGGATCTCGCAAAGAACGACCTTCGCCCCTCCAAGATCGTCACCCGCAAGGCCATCGAGAACGCCTACGTCTCCGCCTGCGCCTCAGGCGGCAGCACCAACGCCGTACTTCACCTGCTCGCCATCGCGCGCGAGTTCAACATCCCCTTCACCATCGACGACTTCAACGCCATCAGCGACCGCACACCGCACATCTGCGACCTCTCCCCCGGTGGCAAATACGCCGCCAAGGACTATCAGGATGCAGGCGGCAGCCGCCTCCTCGCCAAGCGCCTCCTCGACGCCGGTCTTATCGACGGCAGCCAGATAACTGTCACCGGCAAGACCCTCGCTGAAGAGGCCTCCGCCGCCGTCGAGACGCCTAACCAGGCCGTCATCTACACCACCGAGCACCCACTCAAGGCCACCGGCGGCCTCGTCATACTCAAGGGCAACCTCGCGCCCGAGGGCTGCGTCGTCAAAGTCGCCGGCCACGAGCGTCTCTTCCACGAAGGAGTAGCTCGCGTCTTCGAGTCCGAGGACGAGTGTCACGCCGCCGTCGAAGCCGGCAAGATCAACCCCAACGACGTCTGCGTCATTCGCTACGAAGGCCCACGCGGCGGCCCCGGCATGCGCGAGATGCTCGCCGTCACCGCCGCCATCAAAGGCATCCCAGAGCTCAGCGAAACGGTAGCGCTCCTCACCGACGGCCGCTTCTCCGGAGCCACCCGCGGCCTCATGGTCGGTCACGTCGCCCCCGAAGCCCAACTCGGCGGCCCCATCGCAGCCGTGCACGAAGGCGACACCATCACCTTCGACATCCCCAACCGCAAGCTAACCCTCAACGTCCCCGAAGCCGAGATCGCCACTCGCCTCGCCGCATGGAAGGCCCCCGAACCCCGCTTCAAACGCGGCGTCTTCGCCAAGTACACCAACTCAGTAAGCAGCGCCAGCGAAGGAGCTGTCACAATCTAG
- the ilvC gene encoding ketol-acid reductoisomerase, whose translation MAKAYHDADADLSLIQAKKVAIIGYGSQGHAHALNLKDSGVDVRVGLRKDSPNADRARKAGLQVDTVAEVSKWADVIMNLTPDQTAAKVYHAEIEPNMKPNVTLMFAHGFNIRFRTITPPATADVSLVAPKGPGHRVREVFTEGGGIPGLVAVEQDASGHALALALSYAKGIGCTRAGVLETTFTEETETDLFGEQAVLCGGTSALVKAGFETLVEAGYQPELAYFEVLHELKLIVDLMYRGGLEYMRHSISDTAEWGDYVAGPRIVTPEVKKAMKGLLNDIQDGSFAKRFIEENETGRHEFSRIRKQEAAHQIEKVGAELRKSMPFLDPVVVKDGQVYKA comes from the coding sequence ATGGCAAAGGCATACCACGACGCAGACGCAGACCTCTCTCTTATCCAGGCAAAGAAAGTTGCCATCATCGGCTATGGCTCGCAGGGCCATGCGCACGCGCTGAACCTCAAGGACTCGGGCGTTGACGTTCGCGTGGGTCTGCGCAAGGACTCGCCCAATGCGGACCGCGCGCGCAAGGCCGGGCTTCAAGTCGATACGGTCGCCGAGGTTTCGAAGTGGGCGGACGTGATCATGAATCTGACGCCGGACCAGACAGCGGCGAAGGTCTACCACGCGGAGATTGAGCCGAACATGAAGCCGAACGTGACGCTGATGTTCGCGCATGGCTTCAACATTCGCTTCCGCACCATCACACCGCCTGCGACGGCCGACGTCTCGTTGGTAGCGCCGAAAGGCCCTGGGCATCGCGTTCGCGAGGTGTTTACCGAGGGCGGCGGCATTCCGGGGCTGGTTGCGGTGGAGCAGGATGCGAGCGGACATGCGCTTGCGCTTGCGCTGAGCTACGCCAAGGGGATCGGCTGCACCCGCGCGGGCGTGCTTGAGACCACCTTCACCGAAGAGACCGAGACCGACCTCTTCGGCGAGCAGGCGGTTCTGTGCGGCGGCACCAGTGCGCTGGTGAAGGCAGGGTTCGAGACGCTGGTCGAGGCCGGCTACCAGCCCGAGCTGGCGTACTTCGAGGTGCTGCACGAGCTGAAGCTGATCGTCGACCTGATGTATCGGGGCGGCCTGGAGTATATGCGCCACTCCATCTCCGACACCGCAGAGTGGGGCGATTATGTGGCCGGACCACGCATCGTCACGCCCGAAGTGAAGAAGGCGATGAAGGGCCTGTTGAACGATATCCAGGACGGAAGCTTCGCCAAACGATTCATCGAGGAGAACGAGACCGGCCGCCACGAGTTTTCCCGCATCCGCAAGCAGGAGGCCGCTCACCAGATCGAGAAGGTTGGGGCCGAGCTTCGTAAATCTATGCCGTTTCTCGACCCGGTCGTCGTAAAAGACGGTCAGGTTTACAAAGCGTAG
- a CDS encoding DUF4288 domain-containing protein translates to MSKTKWIPKDMEWFLADMIQELKVAGAEDSTVWINTHLIRASSPDEAYEKALNRGKLYEDSWTNTSGSRSSHNLEDFVTCFWFTKSLKTARRLCGKSKKTSANKAFKK, encoded by the coding sequence ATGTCAAAAACGAAATGGATTCCGAAGGACATGGAGTGGTTCCTCGCCGACATGATTCAAGAACTGAAGGTCGCAGGTGCGGAAGACTCCACCGTTTGGATCAATACACATCTCATCAGAGCAAGTTCGCCGGATGAAGCCTACGAGAAGGCGTTGAATCGCGGAAAACTCTACGAGGATTCTTGGACCAACACCAGTGGGAGCAGGTCGTCTCACAATTTAGAGGACTTCGTGACCTGCTTCTGGTTTACGAAAAGCTTGAAGACGGCGCGGAGATTATGTGGGAAGAGCAAGAAGACGTCAGCGAACAAGGCATTCAAGAAATGA
- the leuB gene encoding 3-isopropylmalate dehydrogenase, producing the protein MRLKIAVLAGDGIGPEVTHQATNILRAVAELGGHEFTFVEGLIGGIAITETGSPLPTATLDAALECDAVLLGAVGDNKFNALPPDKRPEAGLLQIRQALGGFANLRPSIAYAALSESSPLRPEVTKDVDILFVRELLGGLYFGAPRWWDRESNEAINTMRYTRDEVVRVARVAFELAGNRRQKVTSVDKANVLEVSQLWRATVTEVAKDYPSVTLEHQLVDSMAMHIMNIPRNFDVVLTENLFGDILSDEAGVITGSLGMLPSATIGGAVNLYEPVHGSAPDIAGTGKANPLGAILTAAMVLRHSANLEQDARAVEAAVNKVLDAGYRTADIARGQQPGQTPVSTQEMGKLVHQALAESIDRRQAMHAV; encoded by the coding sequence ATGCGCCTCAAAATTGCAGTTCTCGCCGGCGACGGCATCGGCCCTGAAGTCACCCATCAGGCCACAAATATTCTTCGCGCTGTAGCCGAGCTGGGCGGCCACGAATTCACCTTCGTCGAAGGCCTCATAGGTGGCATAGCAATCACAGAGACCGGTTCGCCGCTACCAACAGCCACCCTCGACGCCGCGCTGGAGTGTGATGCCGTCCTCCTCGGTGCCGTCGGCGACAACAAGTTCAACGCGCTCCCTCCCGACAAGCGCCCTGAGGCCGGACTCCTCCAGATCCGTCAGGCTCTCGGAGGCTTCGCAAATTTGCGCCCCTCCATCGCCTACGCCGCGCTCAGCGAGAGCTCCCCGTTGCGCCCCGAGGTCACCAAAGATGTCGACATCCTCTTCGTGCGCGAGCTCCTCGGCGGACTCTACTTCGGCGCCCCACGCTGGTGGGATCGCGAGAGCAACGAGGCCATCAACACCATGCGCTACACTCGCGACGAAGTCGTGCGTGTAGCCCGCGTCGCGTTCGAACTCGCCGGCAATCGCCGCCAGAAGGTCACCTCCGTCGACAAGGCAAACGTCCTCGAGGTCTCGCAGCTGTGGCGCGCCACCGTCACCGAAGTCGCAAAAGACTACCCCTCCGTCACCTTGGAGCACCAGCTCGTCGACTCCATGGCGATGCACATCATGAACATCCCCCGAAACTTCGACGTCGTATTGACCGAAAATCTCTTCGGAGATATCTTGTCCGACGAAGCCGGAGTCATCACCGGTTCGCTCGGCATGCTGCCGTCGGCGACCATCGGCGGCGCGGTCAATCTCTACGAGCCCGTTCACGGCAGCGCTCCCGACATCGCGGGCACGGGCAAAGCCAATCCGCTCGGCGCAATCCTTACCGCCGCAATGGTCCTCCGTCACTCCGCCAACCTCGAGCAGGACGCCCGCGCCGTCGAAGCCGCGGTCAACAAAGTGCTCGACGCCGGCTATCGCACCGCCGACATCGCCCGCGGACAGCAGCCCGGGCAAACTCCAGTCAGCACGCAGGAGATGGGTAAGCTCGTTCACCAGGCTCTGGCTGAGTCCATCGACCGCCGCCAGGCCATGCACGCCGTCTAA
- a CDS encoding thiamine pyrophosphate-dependent enzyme yields MSINKNHHPQLTGAEIIWATLVGEGVDKVFGYPGGAILPAYDALRKFPIHHILVRHEQGASHMADGYARASGKVGVCIATSGPGATNLVTGIATAMLDSIPIVCITGQVGSKVLGSDAFQEVDITGITLPITKHNYLVTRAEDIAPTLREAFQVATNGRPGPVLVDITKDAQQNTAAFNFEAAAPASYRPHPMLRAESSSIQQAIEFIKAAKKPVILAGHGITHSGAEAQVLAFAERQQIPVASTLLGLGAFPTYHPLSLGMMGMHGESWVNNAIQQADLLLALGMRFDDRVTGNLAHYAPNAKKIHIEIDPSEINKNVRADVALIGDLKEVLELLLPLLDSTGYTLDRDKGTIRFGDGADGKRPPSGDPGGSRQGSGAAGNVPRATTDWLREINAMKGDAAVRDIINLPDNGHLYAAHVINDIWREAHAAGRADQTIIVTDVGQHQMWEAQYYKHDAPRSLITSGGLGTMGFALPAAIGAKVACPDKDVWVIAGDGGFQMTAAELSTIVQEGLAINIAVINNGFLGMVRQWQEAFYEKNYAASPILSPDFVKLAGAHGIDGAHVSERKNVTPTVTKARTSGKAFLINFQVEKEDGVYPMIAPGAALHEMVRRPASDPLLETAEDE; encoded by the coding sequence ATGTCAATTAATAAAAATCACCACCCCCAACTCACTGGAGCCGAGATCATCTGGGCCACACTCGTCGGCGAGGGCGTGGACAAGGTCTTCGGCTACCCTGGCGGAGCCATCCTTCCCGCCTACGACGCACTGCGCAAGTTCCCTATCCACCACATCCTCGTCCGCCACGAGCAGGGCGCATCGCATATGGCTGACGGCTACGCCCGTGCTTCGGGGAAGGTCGGTGTGTGTATTGCCACCAGCGGCCCCGGAGCTACGAATCTCGTTACCGGCATAGCAACCGCCATGCTCGACTCAATCCCGATCGTCTGTATCACTGGTCAGGTTGGCAGTAAAGTTCTCGGCTCCGATGCATTCCAGGAGGTCGACATCACCGGCATCACTCTGCCCATCACCAAGCACAACTACCTCGTCACGCGCGCCGAAGACATCGCACCAACCTTGCGCGAAGCCTTTCAGGTTGCGACCAATGGCCGCCCTGGTCCGGTGCTGGTCGACATCACCAAGGATGCACAGCAGAACACCGCCGCCTTCAACTTTGAAGCTGCTGCACCCGCGTCCTACCGCCCTCACCCCATGCTGCGCGCGGAGTCCTCCTCCATCCAGCAAGCCATCGAGTTCATCAAAGCAGCAAAGAAACCCGTCATTCTCGCCGGTCACGGCATCACGCACTCCGGCGCCGAAGCACAAGTTCTCGCCTTTGCAGAGCGCCAGCAGATTCCTGTCGCCAGCACGCTGCTTGGCCTTGGAGCCTTCCCGACCTATCATCCGCTCTCGCTCGGCATGATGGGGATGCACGGCGAATCGTGGGTCAACAACGCCATCCAGCAAGCCGATCTGCTACTTGCCCTCGGTATGCGCTTCGATGACCGCGTCACCGGCAACCTCGCCCACTATGCACCCAACGCAAAGAAGATTCACATCGAGATTGATCCGTCGGAGATTAACAAAAACGTCCGCGCCGACGTAGCCCTCATCGGCGACCTCAAAGAGGTCCTCGAACTCCTGCTCCCGCTTCTCGACTCCACTGGCTACACACTCGATCGCGACAAAGGCACCATCCGATTCGGAGATGGCGCCGACGGAAAGCGCCCTCCATCCGGCGATCCAGGCGGCTCCCGTCAAGGCAGCGGAGCAGCGGGAAACGTACCACGTGCAACCACCGACTGGCTCCGCGAGATCAACGCCATGAAGGGCGATGCAGCCGTCCGCGACATCATCAATCTGCCCGACAATGGCCATCTTTATGCAGCCCATGTGATCAACGACATCTGGCGCGAAGCACACGCTGCCGGCCGCGCCGATCAGACTATCATCGTGACCGATGTAGGGCAGCACCAGATGTGGGAGGCGCAGTACTACAAGCACGATGCGCCTCGTTCGCTGATCACCAGCGGGGGCCTTGGCACCATGGGTTTTGCGCTTCCTGCGGCGATTGGAGCGAAGGTCGCTTGTCCTGACAAAGATGTCTGGGTGATCGCTGGCGATGGTGGCTTTCAGATGACGGCTGCTGAGCTTTCGACCATTGTTCAAGAGGGTTTGGCGATCAACATTGCAGTGATCAACAACGGGTTTCTGGGCATGGTTCGGCAATGGCAGGAGGCGTTTTATGAGAAGAACTACGCGGCTTCGCCGATCCTGTCGCCTGACTTTGTGAAGCTGGCTGGCGCGCATGGTATTGATGGGGCGCATGTTAGCGAGCGAAAGAATGTTACACCGACGGTTACGAAAGCGCGCACCAGCGGTAAGGCGTTTCTTATCAACTTTCAGGTTGAAAAAGAGGATGGGGTTTATCCGATGATCGCTCCTGGGGCAGCGCTTCACGAGATGGTGCGGCGGCCTGCCAGCGATCCACTTCTTGAGACGGCGGAGGATGAATAA
- the ilvN gene encoding acetolactate synthase small subunit gives MLHTFVALVQDKPGVLTRVASLFRRLNINIVSLTVGESERPEVSRMTIVCEAPDHAAHRIRASLYKLEITVDVDEVGRADAVIRELCLIKVAAGPKTRSQIFELANVFRARVVDLAPESVMLEMTGAASKIEGLIQVLTESGYTILEVSRTGRMAMRRGHHTSRVLKALGTPDPDHHDETSFPEKPQADEILPSEFSEDSQ, from the coding sequence ATGCTCCACACCTTTGTAGCTCTCGTGCAAGACAAACCCGGCGTGCTGACGCGTGTCGCCTCCCTGTTCCGTCGACTCAACATCAACATCGTCTCGCTGACGGTGGGCGAGAGCGAGCGGCCTGAAGTGTCGCGCATGACGATCGTCTGCGAGGCGCCTGACCATGCCGCGCACCGCATTCGCGCCTCGCTGTACAAGCTGGAGATCACGGTGGACGTGGACGAGGTGGGGCGCGCCGACGCTGTCATTCGCGAGCTTTGCCTGATCAAGGTTGCAGCCGGGCCGAAGACTCGCTCGCAGATCTTCGAGCTTGCCAACGTCTTCCGGGCGCGTGTGGTCGATCTCGCGCCCGAGTCGGTCATGCTCGAGATGACGGGCGCGGCCAGTAAGATTGAAGGACTGATCCAGGTGCTCACCGAGAGCGGCTACACGATTCTTGAGGTCTCGCGCACGGGACGGATGGCGATGCGCCGCGGCCACCACACCAGCCGCGTGCTGAAGGCGCTCGGCACGCCTGATCCTGACCACCACGATGAGACGTCGTTTCCTGAAAAGCCACAAGCGGATGAGATTCTCCCGAGCGAGTTCTCCGAGGACAGCCAGTGA
- the leuC gene encoding 3-isopropylmalate dehydratase large subunit — protein sequence MSTPKTLFEKVWQQHLVAEPAGEPSILYIDLHLVHEVTSPQAFDGLRMTGRKLRRPDRTIATVDHNVPTSSIEDRLHIVDQIASKQIEALRKNCADFGVELYDVQSPNQGIVHIIGPELGLTKPGMTIVCGDSHTSTHGAFGALAFGIGTSEVEHVMATQTLPQDKPKTFRINVEGALPHGVTAKDIVLHIIGEIGTAGATGYVVEYAGSAIRALSMEGRMTICNMSIEAGARAGMIAPDATTFAYLKDRRFSPSGSAWDGAVAHWSELVTDAGAIFDRELTLDASDITPTVSWGTSPGMVTGVKSTVPLADPTASEADQKAFERALEYMGLHAGEPIEEIKIDRVFLGSCTNARIEDLRAAASVVRGYHVATSVRAMVVPGSQSVKAQAEKEGLDKVFTEAGFDWREPGCSMCLGMNPDILAPGERCASTSNRNFEGRQGRGGRTHLVSPQMAAAAAITGHFTDIRTWQFKDK from the coding sequence ATGAGCACACCCAAAACACTCTTCGAAAAAGTCTGGCAGCAACATCTCGTCGCTGAGCCCGCAGGCGAACCCAGCATCCTCTACATCGACCTGCACCTCGTCCACGAGGTCACCAGTCCGCAGGCCTTCGACGGTCTTCGCATGACAGGCCGCAAGCTTCGCCGCCCAGATCGCACCATAGCAACCGTCGATCACAACGTCCCCACCAGCAGCATCGAAGATCGCCTTCATATCGTCGATCAGATCGCATCGAAACAGATCGAAGCCCTGCGCAAGAACTGTGCCGACTTTGGCGTCGAGCTCTACGATGTCCAGTCGCCGAACCAGGGCATCGTCCACATCATCGGCCCAGAGCTTGGCCTCACCAAGCCCGGAATGACCATCGTCTGCGGCGACTCGCACACCAGCACCCACGGCGCATTCGGCGCACTCGCCTTCGGTATCGGCACCAGCGAAGTCGAACACGTCATGGCCACACAGACTCTCCCACAGGACAAGCCAAAGACCTTCCGCATCAATGTCGAAGGCGCATTGCCCCACGGCGTCACCGCCAAAGATATCGTCCTCCACATCATCGGCGAGATCGGCACCGCCGGCGCTACAGGCTATGTCGTCGAATACGCCGGCTCCGCCATTCGCGCCCTCTCGATGGAAGGCCGCATGACCATCTGCAACATGAGCATCGAAGCCGGAGCCCGCGCCGGAATGATCGCCCCCGACGCCACCACCTTCGCCTACCTCAAGGACCGCCGCTTCTCCCCGTCCGGTAGCGCATGGGACGGCGCAGTAGCCCACTGGTCCGAACTTGTAACCGACGCAGGAGCAATCTTCGATCGCGAACTCACCCTCGACGCATCCGATATCACTCCCACCGTAAGCTGGGGCACCTCTCCGGGCATGGTCACCGGCGTCAAGAGCACAGTTCCCCTGGCTGACCCCACCGCCAGCGAGGCCGATCAAAAGGCCTTCGAGCGTGCCCTCGAGTACATGGGTCTACACGCTGGCGAACCCATCGAAGAGATCAAAATCGACCGCGTCTTCCTTGGCTCCTGTACAAACGCACGCATCGAAGACCTTCGCGCCGCAGCCTCTGTCGTTCGTGGCTACCACGTCGCCACCTCGGTTCGCGCGATGGTCGTCCCCGGCTCACAGTCCGTCAAGGCACAAGCCGAAAAGGAAGGCCTCGACAAGGTCTTCACCGAAGCAGGCTTCGACTGGCGCGAGCCCGGTTGCAGCATGTGCCTCGGCATGAACCCCGACATCCTCGCCCCCGGCGAACGCTGCGCCTCCACCAGCAACCGCAACTTCGAAGGCCGCCAGGGCCGTGGTGGCCGCACTCATCTGGTCAGCCCGCAAATGGCCGCCGCAGCCGCCATCACCGGCCACTTCACCGACATCCGCACCTGGCAGTTCAAGGACAAATAG
- the leuD gene encoding 3-isopropylmalate dehydratase small subunit, giving the protein MHPINVLTSHAVPLDRPNVDTDQIIPKQFLKRIERTGYGDFLFYDWRRIQDGPHAGEPHPDFVLNKHHHKGAKILIAGKNFGCGSSREHAAWALTDFGFLAVIAPSFADIFFSNAGKNGMVLVRLPESDVETLMHRSEKNPAHKITINLEAQTITDDEGFSAHFEIDSFRKYCLLNGLDDIGLTLRHESELDAFENKHDAEFWLKPRSSAAA; this is encoded by the coding sequence ATGCATCCCATCAACGTTCTCACCAGCCACGCCGTCCCGCTCGACCGCCCAAACGTCGACACCGACCAGATCATCCCCAAGCAGTTCCTCAAGCGCATCGAGCGAACCGGCTACGGCGACTTCCTCTTCTACGACTGGCGCCGTATCCAGGATGGCCCACACGCGGGGGAGCCTCACCCGGACTTCGTCCTCAACAAACACCATCACAAGGGCGCGAAGATCCTCATCGCCGGAAAAAACTTCGGCTGCGGCAGTTCCCGCGAACACGCCGCCTGGGCCCTCACCGACTTCGGCTTCCTCGCCGTCATCGCCCCCAGCTTCGCCGACATCTTCTTCTCCAACGCCGGCAAAAACGGCATGGTTCTCGTTCGCCTCCCCGAGTCCGACGTCGAAACCCTGATGCATCGCTCCGAAAAAAATCCAGCGCACAAGATCACCATCAACCTCGAAGCCCAAACCATCACCGACGACGAAGGTTTCAGCGCACACTTCGAAATCGACTCCTTCCGCAAATACTGCCTCCTGAACGGCCTCGATGACATAGGTCTGACGCTGCGCCATGAATCCGAACTTGACGCCTTCGAAAACAAACATGACGCCGAGTTCTGGCTGAAACCACGCAGCAGCGCAGCCGCATAG